In one window of Episyrphus balteatus chromosome 3, idEpiBalt1.1, whole genome shotgun sequence DNA:
- the LOC129915392 gene encoding uncharacterized protein LOC129915392 isoform X1 produces MTDMNKLMSTLIPNSGKFKMYKHGNKVTNFVILTSHFQDVSSFTPPNEDVTITNVISDLYTFEGPSTSTQFKELSSKIDEILERQRSTEVKVQAMQGMLEAFMAKSEVSVNLLASKIAKENAEEVDEELQLDEIFPLTSVQQIEEIEEKLHQNAAFKKKLVRKLSSYGGANGMKTIRTICKCIFTDPLLAEHSWLGTNAKKSFSQYKFLYKTILEAVRSRYPTYSEAEGASFFKGFLKQAPFRMGKPSTNTSSNTSSSASDGQSTT; encoded by the exons ATGACAGATATGAACAAATTGATGTCAACTTTGATTCCTAATTCTGGTAAgtttaaaatgtataaacatGGGAACAAAGTTACTAATTTTGTCATACTTACTTCTCATTTTCAAGACGTTTCCTCGTTCACCCCCCCAAATGAAGATGTTACCATCACTAATGTCATTTCCGACTTATACACGTTTGaag gCCCCAGCACCAGTACCCAATTCAAGGAACTGTCGTCCAAAATAGACGAAATTTTGGAAAGACAGCGTTCCACTGAGGTGAAGGTGCAGGCCATGCAAGGAATGCTGGAGGCATTCATGGCGAAGTCCGAAGTTTCGGTCAATTTGTTGGCGTCCAAAATTGCAAAAGAGAATGCAGAGGAAGTGGATGAGGAACTGCAACTGGATGAAATTTTCCCACTTACCTCTGTCCAACAAATTGAGGAAATCGAGGAAAAACTCCATCAAAATgcagcattcaaaaaaaaattg gtCCGTAAGTTGAGCTCCTATGGGGGGGCCAACGGAATGAAAACGATCCGCACTATTTGCAAGTGCATTTTTACGGATCCACTACTGGCAGAACATTCTTGGCTGGGGACTAATGCCAAAAAAAGTTTCAGCCAATACAAATTCCTGTATAAAACTATATTGGAAGCGGTCCGATCAAGGTACCCCACTTATAGTGAAGCTGAGGGTGCTTcattttttaaaggctttttgAAGCAAGCCCCATTTCGAATGGGAAAACCGTCCac AAATACCAGTTCCAACACCAGCTCCTCTGCCTCTGACGGGCAATCCACAACATAA
- the LOC129915392 gene encoding uncharacterized protein LOC129915392 isoform X2 yields MTDMNKLMSTLIPNSDVSSFTPPNEDVTITNVISDLYTFEGPSTSTQFKELSSKIDEILERQRSTEVKVQAMQGMLEAFMAKSEVSVNLLASKIAKENAEEVDEELQLDEIFPLTSVQQIEEIEEKLHQNAAFKKKLVRKLSSYGGANGMKTIRTICKCIFTDPLLAEHSWLGTNAKKSFSQYKFLYKTILEAVRSRYPTYSEAEGASFFKGFLKQAPFRMGKPSTNTSSNTSSSASDGQSTT; encoded by the exons ATGACAGATATGAACAAATTGATGTCAACTTTGATTCCTAATTCTG ACGTTTCCTCGTTCACCCCCCCAAATGAAGATGTTACCATCACTAATGTCATTTCCGACTTATACACGTTTGaag gCCCCAGCACCAGTACCCAATTCAAGGAACTGTCGTCCAAAATAGACGAAATTTTGGAAAGACAGCGTTCCACTGAGGTGAAGGTGCAGGCCATGCAAGGAATGCTGGAGGCATTCATGGCGAAGTCCGAAGTTTCGGTCAATTTGTTGGCGTCCAAAATTGCAAAAGAGAATGCAGAGGAAGTGGATGAGGAACTGCAACTGGATGAAATTTTCCCACTTACCTCTGTCCAACAAATTGAGGAAATCGAGGAAAAACTCCATCAAAATgcagcattcaaaaaaaaattg gtCCGTAAGTTGAGCTCCTATGGGGGGGCCAACGGAATGAAAACGATCCGCACTATTTGCAAGTGCATTTTTACGGATCCACTACTGGCAGAACATTCTTGGCTGGGGACTAATGCCAAAAAAAGTTTCAGCCAATACAAATTCCTGTATAAAACTATATTGGAAGCGGTCCGATCAAGGTACCCCACTTATAGTGAAGCTGAGGGTGCTTcattttttaaaggctttttgAAGCAAGCCCCATTTCGAATGGGAAAACCGTCCac AAATACCAGTTCCAACACCAGCTCCTCTGCCTCTGACGGGCAATCCACAACATAA